From the Deinococcus sonorensis KR-87 genome, the window TGACCGGCACGGCCGTAGCCAAAACCATCAGCCGCGACATCGTGTCGCCCGAGATCGCGGGCAACCTGACGCTGGTGGGGGCCGCCCTGGTGAGTGCCATCGTCTGGAACCTCTTCACATGGTGGCGCGGCATTCCCAGCAGCAGCAGCCACGCCCTGGTGTTCAGCCTGGTGGGAGCCGGGGTAGCGGCCGGCGGCTGGGGTTCCATCGTGCCCAAGGGCGTGGTCAAGACGCTGCAGGGCCTGCTGTTCAGCCCGGTGCTGGGCTTCCTGGTGCCGATCGTGCTGATGTTTCTGCTGCTGTGGCTGGTGGTGCGCCACCTGAGCCCCCGCACCGTGACGCGCGTGTTCCGGCCGCTGCAGATCTTCTCGGCGGCATTTATGGCCTTCTCGCACGGCGGCAATGACGCCCAGAAGACCATGGGCATCATCACGCTGGCGCTGGGCGCGTACCTAGGCACCACCCTCAACACGGTGCCGCTGTGGGTGATCCTGGCCGCCGCCACCGCCATGGGCATCGGCACGGCCACCGGCGGGTGGCGCATCATCCGCACCATGGGCTTCAAGGTGGTGGAGCTGCGGCCCATTGACGGCTTCGTGGCGGAGCTGAGCGCGGCCAGCATCATCGAAACCGCCAGCCGGCTGGGCATCCCGGTCAGCACCACCCACGTCATCAGCAGCGCCATCATGGGGGTGGGCACCACCAAGGGCTACAAGAAGGTCAAGTGGCAGGTGGCCGGACGCATCGTCAGCGCCTGGATCTTCACCATTCCCACCTGCATGCTGCTCGGCTGGCTGTGCTTCAAGGCCGCCACGCTGTTCTGAACAGCAACAAGAAGGCCGGCTGACCACAGCAGTCAGCCGGCCTTCTTGCTTCTTTATTCCCAGTCCAGGATGACCTTGCCGCTCTGGCCGCCGCGCATCATGTCAAAGCCCTGCTGGAAGTCCTGGATGCCGTAGTGGTGCGTGATGACCGGGCTCAGGTCCAGGCCCGACTGCACCAGCGCCGCCATCTTGTACCACGTCTCGAACATCTCGCGGCCGTAGATGCCCTTCAAGGTCAGGCCCTTGAAGATCACGTCGTTCCAGTCGATCTGCACGTCGCCGGCCGGGATGCCCAGCAGCGCCACCTTGCCGCCGTGGTTCATGCTGTGCAGCAGCTGACGGAACGCCGCCCCGTTGCCGCTCATCTCCAGGCCCACGTCGAAGCCCTCGGTCATGCCGAGTTCCGTCTGCGCCACGGTCCACAGGTCCTCGCGCGCCACGTTCACGGCGCGGGTGGCGCCCATCTGCCGGGCAAGGTCCAGGCGGTAATCGTTGACGTCGGTAATGACCACGTTGCGGGCCCCGGCGTGCCGCGCGATGGCCGCCGCCATCACCCCGATGGGGCCGGCCCCGGTGATCAGCACGTCCTCGGCCACCAGATCGAAGCTGAGCGCCGTGTGCACCGCGTTCCCGAACGGGTCGAAAATGGCCGCCACGTCGTCGGGGATGTTCTCGGGGATGCGGAAGGCGTTGAAGGCCGGAATCACCAGGTACTCGGCGAAGCTGCCGGGGCGGTTGACGCCCACCCCCTGGGTGTTGCGGCACAGGTGGCGGCGGCCGGCGCGGCAGTTGCGGCAGTGCCCGCAGGTGATGTGCCCTTCCCCGCTGACCCGGTCCCCCATCTGGAAACCACGCACCTCACTGCCCATGCCGGCCACGGTGCCCACGTACTCGTGACCCACCACCATGCCCAGCGGAATCGTCTGGCTGGACCAGGCGTCCCAGTTGTAGATGTGCACGTCGGTGCCGCAGATGCTGCTTTTGCGGACCCGGATCAGCAGGTCGTTGGGGCCCGGTTCCGGAACTGGAACCTGACGCATCCAGATGCCCTCGCGGGCGTGTTCCTTGATGAGGGCGGTCATGGTGGCAGGGGCGCTCATGTCTAGACGGTTCTAGCGTCATCTGTGGCCGCACGCAAGGACCGGCCGAACAATGGCCCGCCGCTGCCCCCACCCGGCCCACGCCGGACCCGTTTCACGCTAAGCTCGGCCCATGATCACCTTTCGAAAGAGCAATGCCCTGGAACCGGAGAAGGAGCGGTCGGTACAGATAGACCTGGTGCCGCTGCTGCTGTTCGGCCTGGGCTTTCTGCTGACCCGGACCCTGATCTCGACGTGGAAGGCGGAACCCGCATGACCCAGCAACCTCAACAGATGCTCCGCAGCGTAGGCAGTGACCGGGCGGTGGTGCCCGGCTGGACCAACATCGTACCGGGCGTGAAGGACGCCATCGAACTGCAGCTGGACCTGCAGGAGAGCGACATGAAGCGCGAGCAGGCGCTGCTGCTGATCGAGTTCTGGGCCACGCCAGAAAACCTGACGCTGCAGTCGCTGCTGCCGGTGCGCGCCTTCGTGGGCGAGCCGAAAGGCTGGTGCGTGTTTCTGCCGGCGCAGGGACGGGTGTTCATCCGGGCCATTGACCCGCAGCCGAGCCCCCCGCTGCTGGCCGCCCACGGCATCAACCTGGACCCGCAGACGCCGGTGGGCACCACCGTGCACGTCAAGGTGGAGTTTCCCAAAGCAGCGCCCGGCAGCAACTGAAGGGCAACAGCGAGGGGGCCGGGCGCAGACGCTGCCCGACCCCCTCTTCTTGCCTTGCTTATACCGTGCTGACGGTGCCGGCGTGCCGCTGGTACCAGCGGTAGGTCTTGCGGAAGCCGCCCTCCAGCGAGGTGTCCGGCACCCAGCCGGCCCGGATCAGCCGCTCCGGGTCGCCCTGACGGCGTGGCGGCGGCAGCGGGGTGCTGTCGTCGAAGCAGAAACGGCCGGTGTAGCCGGTCACGCGGCCCACGCATTCGGCCAGCTGCACCAGGGTGTGCGGCTCCCGCTGCCGGATGCCGATGGTGCCGGGCTCCGAGAGCTGCTCGATCAGGAACAGGCAGGCGTCGGCGAGGTCGTCGATGTACAGCGCCTCACACGGCAGGTCCGGGTGGCCGTGCAGCTGCACCTGCGGCTGGCCCGTCTCGGCCGCCTGGATCACCTTGCGGAACAGGGCGCTCACCAGGTTGCCTCTGGGGGCGTCCAGCCGCAGCCCCGGCCCGTACAGGCCGGTGGCCACCGCGCTGGAGAAGTGGCAGCCGTACTGGGTGCGGTAGCTGTCGCACAGCTCGGTCATGATGGTGCTGGCCGCCTCCCGGGCGCGCTGGCTCTCGGCGATCAGCTCGGCCTGCAGGTAATCGGCGTCGCGGTTCACCACCCGCGCGTCGAAGAGGGTCGGGTCGCAGTCGATGCACAGCAGCCGCTCGCTCTCGTAGAGGTAGGCGGCGTGAATCACGCTGCTCATCATCATCAGGGCCTGCCGCAGCCAGGTGGCGGGCGTCAGGCTGTCGTCCAGCACCCCGCCCAGGCTGATGGGGGCCAGGAACACGTAATCCGGCAGGTGCGCCTCGAAGAAGGCGTTCACGGCGGCCGGCTCCCAGGCGGCCGGGGCATCGTCGTCGCGCACCACGATGTTGTGGTACCCCAGCTGACGCAGGTGCCGGACAATCGCTCCCCCCACAACCTCGTTGTGTCCGGTCACAAAGATTTTGGAGTCGAGCGCGAGTTTCACCGTCAACCTCAGGGGGTCTGCTGCGGGCGGGAGCGCGCAGAGCGAAGCCGACCGGGAAAGAGCCGGATCAGCGGTCATGGTCAGCCGTACAGTTCTTGGCGCTCGGTGCCGTC encodes:
- a CDS encoding NAD-dependent epimerase/dehydratase family protein — protein: MKLALDSKIFVTGHNEVVGGAIVRHLRQLGYHNIVVRDDDAPAAWEPAAVNAFFEAHLPDYVFLAPISLGGVLDDSLTPATWLRQALMMMSSVIHAAYLYESERLLCIDCDPTLFDARVVNRDADYLQAELIAESQRAREAASTIMTELCDSYRTQYGCHFSSAVATGLYGPGLRLDAPRGNLVSALFRKVIQAAETGQPQVQLHGHPDLPCEALYIDDLADACLFLIEQLSEPGTIGIRQREPHTLVQLAECVGRVTGYTGRFCFDDSTPLPPPRRQGDPERLIRAGWVPDTSLEGGFRKTYRWYQRHAGTVSTV
- a CDS encoding uracil-DNA glycosylase → MTQQPQQMLRSVGSDRAVVPGWTNIVPGVKDAIELQLDLQESDMKREQALLLIEFWATPENLTLQSLLPVRAFVGEPKGWCVFLPAQGRVFIRAIDPQPSPPLLAAHGINLDPQTPVGTTVHVKVEFPKAAPGSN
- the tdh gene encoding L-threonine 3-dehydrogenase, with protein sequence MTALIKEHAREGIWMRQVPVPEPGPNDLLIRVRKSSICGTDVHIYNWDAWSSQTIPLGMVVGHEYVGTVAGMGSEVRGFQMGDRVSGEGHITCGHCRNCRAGRRHLCRNTQGVGVNRPGSFAEYLVIPAFNAFRIPENIPDDVAAIFDPFGNAVHTALSFDLVAEDVLITGAGPIGVMAAAIARHAGARNVVITDVNDYRLDLARQMGATRAVNVAREDLWTVAQTELGMTEGFDVGLEMSGNGAAFRQLLHSMNHGGKVALLGIPAGDVQIDWNDVIFKGLTLKGIYGREMFETWYKMAALVQSGLDLSPVITHHYGIQDFQQGFDMMRGGQSGKVILDWE
- a CDS encoding inorganic phosphate transporter, encoding MSAALLTLIVIVALALIFDFINGFHDTANAIATSVATRVLTPTQAITMSAVLNIVGALTGTAVAKTISRDIVSPEIAGNLTLVGAALVSAIVWNLFTWWRGIPSSSSHALVFSLVGAGVAAGGWGSIVPKGVVKTLQGLLFSPVLGFLVPIVLMFLLLWLVVRHLSPRTVTRVFRPLQIFSAAFMAFSHGGNDAQKTMGIITLALGAYLGTTLNTVPLWVILAAATAMGIGTATGGWRIIRTMGFKVVELRPIDGFVAELSAASIIETASRLGIPVSTTHVISSAIMGVGTTKGYKKVKWQVAGRIVSAWIFTIPTCMLLGWLCFKAATLF